In Nocardia sp. NBC_00403, the DNA window AAGCCAGTACCACCCAGTCGTAGGATCGAAGGTGATGACTGGCACGGTGAACGCGACACAGGAACTTGCGGCCTTCCTGCGGGCCCGGCGGGAGCGCCTCACCCCCGGCGACCTCGGGCTGCCCGAGCGCAGGCAGGCCCGCCGCACGCCCGGCCTGCGGCGCGAGGAAGTCGCCGAATTGGCAGGGGTCAGTATCGATTACATCGTCCGCCTGGAGCAGGGGCGGGGCCTACGTCCGTCCGCCGACGTGCTGGAGGCGCTGTCGCGTGCGTTGCGGCTGGACACCGACGAGCGCGCCTATCTGTTCGACCTGGCCCAGCAGCGTCAGCCCGACACGGGCAAACCGAGCACGGTGGCCGCGCCCGAGCTCGTCATGCTGGTCGAGGATCTTTCCCCGCTGCCTGCCATGCTGGTCAATCATCGCTACGACATTCTGGCGTGGAACCGGGAAATGGCCAGGTTGATCGTCGATTTCGACACCTTGCCGCCGGGCCAGCGCAACTCGATGTGGCTGTGCCTGATGCACCCTGATATGCGCGACTTCTATGCCGACCGGGAACGGATCATCCGAGAAGGCATCGCTGACCTGCGAGCCGCATGGGCGGCGCACCCCGACGATCAGGCCCTTGCGGACCTGATTGCCGAGTTCACCCGCAGCGAGGAATTCGCACGGGCCTGGGACAGGCATGATGTGCGGGTGAACGGTCGCGGCCGGAAGCCATTGCGGCATCCGGTGGTGGGGCCTTTGGTCGTCAACTACGAAGTACTGATGCCGATCCAGGACCCCGACCAGCGGATCATCATCTATCGAGCCGCGGACGCCGATTCCCGAACGGCGCTGGACCGGTTGGCCGAGTCCTGAGAACTACTCGACGGAGGCGAGCGTCAGCTCGTCTTCCTCGTCGGAGTCCTCGTAGCGGCCGTCCCATTCCTCGTAGAACGGCACGTCGTCGTCACGGGTGACGATCCACTCCAACGAGTACGCGCCCTCACCTGCGGGAACCATGATGTTCTCGATCTTCAGACCGATCTGGAGAACGTCGGCAGCCCGGATGACATCGGGCAGGTCCTCGGACCGAACCACGGTCTGGTTGGCATACAACGTAATGGTGTTGCGGTCGCCGTCCAACGGTAACTCCAATCATTGGTGAAAACATTGCTGACGAGTGCCCTCGCCTGGCAGACACTACCGCCGATTCGGAGGACGCCGGGCGTTTGCCCGAAACCGTTCACACACCATTCTCCTGCCGCGCTCGTCCCCGCAGATCACGGCCTCGGCGGTGCGCCGACACGGCGTCGTGTGGCCGTCTCGTGTCGGTGGGCACGACAAAAGCCGCCGTGGTCATCGAGGCCACGGCGGCTGCGTCAAAAGCACATGCGGTATCTCGCGATACCGGCGGACTAGATCTTGTTGAGGGCCAGCGCGAGCGCCGACTTCTTGTTGGCAGCCTGGTTGGCGTGAATGACGCCCTTCGAGGCAGCCTTGTCCAGTTTGCGGCTGGCGAACTGCAGCTGCTCGGCAGCCTTGTCCTTGTCGCCTGTGGCCGCGGCCTCGCGGAAGCTGCGGATCGCAGTGCGCAGAGCGGACTTGACCGACTGGTTGCGCTTGCGCGCTTCCTCGTTGGTGCGGATCCGCTTCATCTGGGACTTGATGTTGGCCACGCCTGTTTCCTCGTGTTCCTGTCGCTGAATGGACTGTGCTGAAAAGTTTGCGAGCGTGCGACACACCCGAAGTAAATCGGTAACGCAACGCCGAAGATCGAGGGTACCAGCCACGGCTTGGCACACGAAATCGGTGCATCCGGCGCCCGAGCCACCGCTGCGGGACCCGCCAGTTTGTCGAACAGAATTTTCACCCGCAACGCGGGAGTGATGCAAGAAATTTACCTGTGTCTCACACGGCAAAGCCGCTGCATGGCGCACGATTCTTGCATGACCTCCGCCTCGCCGCCGCGATCGGCCCGATCTCCTGTGCCGCCGCCGGTCCGGTCGAACGGACGTGCGCGTGGCCATGAGCGAGCACCTTCTACCGGACTGTTCGAGGGCTATCGACCCGGCCGTTATGACCAGGCCTTCGACGAGATGTTCGACAGCTCGGGCCGGGTCCGGCAGCCCTACAAAGGCATCTTCTCCGCGCTCGCGCCCATCGACGTCGCGGATCTCGCGGCGCGTTCGGACGCCCTCGATCGCGCCTTCATCAATCAGGGCATCACGTTCTCGCTGTCGGGTCAGGAGCGGCCGTTCCCGCTGGATCTGGTGCCCAGGGTCATCGCGGCCGCCGAATGGAACAAACTCGAGCGCGGCATCAAGCAGCGGGTGACCGCGCTGGAGCTGTTCCTCGCCGATATCTACGGCGAGCAGAACATTCTGCGCGAGGAGGTGATCCCGAAACGCCTGGTCACCTCCTGCCAACATTTCCACCGGGAGGCCGCCGGGCTGGTGCCGCCGAACGGCGTGCGCATCCACGTCGCGGGCATTGACCTGGTCCGCGACCAACACGGCGAATTCCGCGTCCTCGAGGACAACCTGCGTTCCCCATCAGGTGTCTCCTATGTAATGGAGAATCGCCGCACCATGGCACGGGTCTTCCCGGACCTGTTCTCCTCGCATCGGGTGCGTGCGGTGGGTGACTATCCGAGTCATCTGATGCGGGCGCTGCGCGCTTCGGCCGCGCCGAACGAGGCCGATCCGACGGTCGTCGTGCTGACCCCCGGCGTTGACAACTCGGCCTACTTCGAGCATTCGCTGCTGGCCAGGCAGATGGGCGTGGAGTTGGTCGAGGGCAGGGACCTTTTCTGCCGGGACAACGTCGTATACATGCGCACCACGGCGGGGGAGCGGCAGGTCGACGTGATCTACCGGCGCATCGACGACGGTTTCCTCGACCCGATGCACTTCCGCCCCGATTCGGTGCTCGGCGTCGCGGGTCTGCTGAATGCCGCACGCGCGGGCAATGTCGTCGTCTCCAGCGCGATCGGCAACGGCGTCGGCGACGACAAGCTGATCTATGCCTATGTACCGACGATCATCGAGTATTACCTCGGCGAGAAGCCGGTGCTACCGAACGTCGACACCTACCGCTGCTGGCTGGACGACGAGCGTGCGGAGGTGCTCGACCGGATCGGTGAGTTGGTGGTCAAGCCGGTGGAGGGGTCCGGCGGCTACGGCATCGTCATCGGACCGGACGCCACGCTGCGCGAGTTGGACGCCGCCCGTCGCAGGATCAAGGCGGACCCACGTGGCTGGGTCGCGCAGCCGGTGGTTCAGTTGTCCACCGTGCCGACCAAGATCGGCAACGAACTGGTGCCGCGCCACGTCGACCTGCGGCCTTTCGCGGTCAACGACGGTGACGACATCTGGGTGCTGCCCGGCGGGCTGACCCGGGTCGCGCTGCCGGAGGGCTCCCTGGTGGTCAACTCGAGTCAGGGCGGCGGCAGCAAGGACACCTGGGTGTTGTCCGGACGCGACTCGCTCGCCGACCGGGAACTGGCGGGTGCGGAGCTGGTCAGCGAACCGCCGCAATCGGATTCGCGTGAACTCGGCCGGGAACTGACTGCCGAGCAGTCGAATCAGCAACAGCAGCAGCAACAACAAGAGCAGCGACAATCCGGTACGAGGGCGGTGCGCTGATGCTGGCCCGCAATGCCGAATCGCTGTACTGGATCGGACGCTACGTCGAGCGCGCCGACGACACCGCACGCATCCTCGACGTTGCGGTGCATCAGCTGCTGGAGGATGCGACGGTCGATCCGGACCGTACTTCGCGAGTGTTGTTGCGGGTGCTCGGTATCGAGCCGCCCGCGGGCGAACTCGATGTCTGGTCGGTCACCGATCTGGTGGCGTTCAGTCCCGAGCACGGTGCGTCGATCACCAACTCGATCGCGAATGCTCGCGAGAATGCCAGGGGCGCAAGAGAAGTCGCCTCCAGCGAAATGTGGGAGTGCCTGAACGCCACCTATATCGGGCTGGCGGCCGCCGAACGCGCCGCCCGCAGCCTCGGGCCGCACGAGTTCTTCCACTACATCAAGGACCGGGCGGCGATGTTCGCCGGACTGTCGGATTCGACGCTCAGTCGCGACGACGGTTACCGGTTCCTGCTGCTCGGCCGCTCCATCGAACGTGCGGATATGACTGTGCGGCTACTGCTTTCGCGAGCTGGTGACCGCACCTCGTCACCGGCCTGGGTGACGGTGCTGCGCTCGGCGGGCGCGCACGACACCTATCTGCGCACCCATCGCGGTGCGCTCGACGCCAATCTGGTGGCCGAATTCATTCTGCTCGACCGGCTTTTCCCGCGGTCGCTGTTCCATTCGGTGCGGGTTGCCGAGGACTGTCTCGCCGAACTCGACCAACGGCCGACCAGCCGGGTCGGCGCACGCCACGAGGCACAGCGACTACTCGGCCGGGCCCGCAGTGAACTCGAATTCCTGCCGCCCGGTGTGCTGCTGGAGGACCTGCAGAATCGGTTGCTGCTGCTGCAGCGGAACTTCCGCGAGGTCGGCGAGGCGATCGCGCTGCAATATTTCCATGCCGCGCCGTGGGTGGCGTGGACCGATCTGCGCAGCAGTCACGACAACCACGCGCAGGTGGAGGGAGAACTGTGAGCTGGCGGATTCGGGTGGTGCACACCACCGGTTATGTGTACGACGCGCCGGTCACCCGGTCGTTCAACGAGGCCCGGCTCACCCCACGCGCCGACAGCAGGCAGAACGTCATCCTCAATCGGGTGGAGACGGTGCCCTCGACCCGCTCCTACCGCTATACCGACTATTGGGGCACCGCGGTCACCTCCTTCGACCTGCATGCGCCGCACACCGAATTGGAGGTCACCGGCTCCTCGGTGGTGGAGACCGAGCCGTTCGCCGGTCCGGCCGAGGAACTGGGCTGGGAAGAGCTGCGCCGCGAACAGATCGCCGATCGGTTCGACGAAATGCTCGCCGCCACCACCTATGTGCCGACGGATCGGAAACTGGCGACCGTCGCGCGGCAGCTGGCGCGCGGGGTGCCACCGGCGAAAGCTGTGGTGCGAGCAGCTGAATGGGTGCATCAGGAGATGACCTACCTGGCCGGAACCACCTCCGTGCACACCTCGGCCGTGCAGGCGTTCGCCGAGCGGCAAGGCGTCTGCCAGGACTACGCGCACCTCACCCTTGTCCTGTTGCGCAGCATGGGCATACCGAGCCGCTACGTCTCCGGGTACCTGCATCCGCATCCGGAGGCCGAGATCAACACCACGGTGGCCGGTCAATCGCACGCCTGGATCGAGGCATGGACCGGCCAGTGGTGGGGCTATGACCCGACCAACAACATCGCCATCAACGAACAGCACGTATCAGTCGGGGTCGGCCGCGATTACGCGGATGTGCCGCCGCTGAAGGGAATCTTTTCCGGTGGCGGCTCCACGGACCTCGAGGTCGTCGTGGAGATCACCCGTCTCGCCTAGACCGCGGCCTTTTCGCGCTTTATCCAGTCGCCGATGCCCGCGAATCGGCGATCGGCCAGGTTCTGGGCGCACCCGGCGAGCCACCGAGGTGTCCGGGAAATCGGTCGTCGCAGGTCGAGGGTTGTTGTGGAGCACTACTACCTCGCGTAACGTCCCGAACGGATCGACTACTTCGGCACTATCGAACGCAGCAGGACCTCAGGCAGAACCAGTGTGCTCCCCGTGCACGCGGGGTGTTCTCTCGGAAGGTGACATGTATGCCCACTGCTCAGGAAGTCATCGAGGAAGCCACAGAGCTAGCACCGACTCCCGACTCCAAGAAATGGGCCGCCGAAGCGCTCGGCACGTTCGTTCTTGTCATCGGGGGTGTCGGCACCGCGGTGCTGGCCGGTCAGCGGGTAGGTGCGCTCGGTGTGGCGTTCGCCTTCGGGCTGACCCTGTTGTTCTTGGTGTATGCGATCGGGCCGATCTCGGGCTGCCACGTGAATCCGGCGGTGACCGTCGGTCAGCTGCTGCTCGGCCGGTTGTCGGCGCTCACCGCGGCAGGCTACGTGATCGCCCAGCTCGTCGGCGCGTTCCTGGCCGGTCTCGTGCTGTTCGCCCTCGCGAAGAACCTGCCGTCCTACGATCGCGCGGCCGACGGGCTCGCCGCCAACGGCTGGGGTAAGCACAGCCCGTCGGCGAAGACCGGTCCGCTCGGCAAGGTCATCATCGAAAACGGCTACGGCCTGGCCGCGGTGATCATCATCGAGGTGATGCTGACGGCGCTGCTGGTGTTCGTGGTGCTCGCCTCGACCGACCAGCTTTCCGACGTCCCGCTGGCCGGCCTCTCGATCGGCGTCACCCTGACCGTCATCCATCTGGTCGCGATCCCGGTGGACAACGCGGCGATCAACCCGGCCCGTGCCCTCGCCGTCGCGCCCTATCAGGACGGCGCGATGGGCCAAGTCTGGGCCTTCGTCGTCTTCCCACTGATCGGCGGCGTCCTCGGTGCGCTGGTCTACGGCCTGCTCTTCGGCCGCTCTCGCGAAATGATCAGCTGAGCATCCGGCCTACCGAACAACCCGAGCCCGGGTCGCACGTTCCGATGGACGCGTCGGCCCGGGCTCGTGCGATGCCGGGCCGCTCCCGCGAAGTGATCAGCGGAGTTCGTTCGGTGAGCACGTCGCTAGCGGACCGCTCCCGATTCGGCCGCAGCACCGGATCGAGGTGCCGCGCCGCAGGTCAGCGTGACCAGGGCGGGGATCGGGAACAACAGCAGGAAGAGGTTCGGGATCCACCAGGTGAGGCTGAAGTCGCCGCGCAGGGCCCAGAATGCGATCGCCTGGAGTCCCGCGGTGCTGGTCAGGGTGAGCGACACCGTCATCAGCGTTCGCGAGCCGTTGCCGCGGCACAGACTGGCGAGGCCGGTTGCGCTGGCGGCCAGGTCGAGCGCGACGAACGAGAAGTTCCAGTCGCTGAGCACCGGATCGGTGTAGTCCTAGTCCTTGTACGCGAATTCCGGCGGGATCAAATGGGCGAAGGCGATCGCCCAATAGATCAGAAAGCCGATGTCGGTGATCAGCATGGCGACCTTGGTCGGCCCGAGGACCCTGTCGATCATTCTCAGCTCCAGTGGTATTCGATCACCAGCCGGTGTGCGACCAGGTCGAATGTCTTGCGTTCCACGATGGCGCCTTCTCTACGGATGCCGTCCTCGGGCACGTCGAGCACCCGATCGAGGCGGACCCAACTCGGCCTGCCCGCGTGATCCCAACTGCCGCTGCCGATCCCGACCCAATTGCGGTCGTGCGCCCGCTCCGGATTCGACGAAAGCATCAGCCCGAGCAGGGTCTTGCGATCGCGCCCGACGACCAGGACGGGACGGTCCTTGCCGTTATTCGGGTCCTCTTCGTAGGGAACCCAGGTCCACACGATCTCGCCGGGGTCGGCGCGGCCGTCCAGCTGTGGTGCGTAGACGATCTGCCTGGCGCGCTCGGCCGTCGGTACGGGCCTGGAGGCAGTGGGGCGCACGGCGACGGCGGGTGTCCTGCGTTGCGCGATCGAGCCGACCGCGCGTTCCAGCAATGACGAGCGTCGCA includes these proteins:
- a CDS encoding helix-turn-helix domain-containing protein, with product MTGTVNATQELAAFLRARRERLTPGDLGLPERRQARRTPGLRREEVAELAGVSIDYIVRLEQGRGLRPSADVLEALSRALRLDTDERAYLFDLAQQRQPDTGKPSTVAAPELVMLVEDLSPLPAMLVNHRYDILAWNREMARLIVDFDTLPPGQRNSMWLCLMHPDMRDFYADRERIIREGIADLRAAWAAHPDDQALADLIAEFTRSEEFARAWDRHDVRVNGRGRKPLRHPVVGPLVVNYEVLMPIQDPDQRIIIYRAADADSRTALDRLAES
- the rpsT gene encoding 30S ribosomal protein S20 gives rise to the protein MANIKSQMKRIRTNEEARKRNQSVKSALRTAIRSFREAAATGDKDKAAEQLQFASRKLDKAASKGVIHANQAANKKSALALALNKI
- a CDS encoding circularly permuted type 2 ATP-grasp protein, producing MFDSSGRVRQPYKGIFSALAPIDVADLAARSDALDRAFINQGITFSLSGQERPFPLDLVPRVIAAAEWNKLERGIKQRVTALELFLADIYGEQNILREEVIPKRLVTSCQHFHREAAGLVPPNGVRIHVAGIDLVRDQHGEFRVLEDNLRSPSGVSYVMENRRTMARVFPDLFSSHRVRAVGDYPSHLMRALRASAAPNEADPTVVVLTPGVDNSAYFEHSLLARQMGVELVEGRDLFCRDNVVYMRTTAGERQVDVIYRRIDDGFLDPMHFRPDSVLGVAGLLNAARAGNVVVSSAIGNGVGDDKLIYAYVPTIIEYYLGEKPVLPNVDTYRCWLDDERAEVLDRIGELVVKPVEGSGGYGIVIGPDATLRELDAARRRIKADPRGWVAQPVVQLSTVPTKIGNELVPRHVDLRPFAVNDGDDIWVLPGGLTRVALPEGSLVVNSSQGGGSKDTWVLSGRDSLADRELAGAELVSEPPQSDSRELGRELTAEQSNQQQQQQQQEQRQSGTRAVR
- a CDS encoding alpha-E domain-containing protein, with protein sequence MLARNAESLYWIGRYVERADDTARILDVAVHQLLEDATVDPDRTSRVLLRVLGIEPPAGELDVWSVTDLVAFSPEHGASITNSIANARENARGAREVASSEMWECLNATYIGLAAAERAARSLGPHEFFHYIKDRAAMFAGLSDSTLSRDDGYRFLLLGRSIERADMTVRLLLSRAGDRTSSPAWVTVLRSAGAHDTYLRTHRGALDANLVAEFILLDRLFPRSLFHSVRVAEDCLAELDQRPTSRVGARHEAQRLLGRARSELEFLPPGVLLEDLQNRLLLLQRNFREVGEAIALQYFHAAPWVAWTDLRSSHDNHAQVEGEL
- a CDS encoding transglutaminase family protein, encoding MSWRIRVVHTTGYVYDAPVTRSFNEARLTPRADSRQNVILNRVETVPSTRSYRYTDYWGTAVTSFDLHAPHTELEVTGSSVVETEPFAGPAEELGWEELRREQIADRFDEMLAATTYVPTDRKLATVARQLARGVPPAKAVVRAAEWVHQEMTYLAGTTSVHTSAVQAFAERQGVCQDYAHLTLVLLRSMGIPSRYVSGYLHPHPEAEINTTVAGQSHAWIEAWTGQWWGYDPTNNIAINEQHVSVGVGRDYADVPPLKGIFSGGGSTDLEVVVEITRLA
- a CDS encoding aquaporin, with the protein product MPTAQEVIEEATELAPTPDSKKWAAEALGTFVLVIGGVGTAVLAGQRVGALGVAFAFGLTLLFLVYAIGPISGCHVNPAVTVGQLLLGRLSALTAAGYVIAQLVGAFLAGLVLFALAKNLPSYDRAADGLAANGWGKHSPSAKTGPLGKVIIENGYGLAAVIIIEVMLTALLVFVVLASTDQLSDVPLAGLSIGVTLTVIHLVAIPVDNAAINPARALAVAPYQDGAMGQVWAFVVFPLIGGVLGALVYGLLFGRSREMIS
- a CDS encoding type II toxin-antitoxin system PemK/MazF family toxin; this translates as MARSWNSLGKQLGLIAKEQGPKIVKQQGPQLVDKLRRSSLLERAVGSIAQRRTPAVAVRPTASRPVPTAERARQIVYAPQLDGRADPGEIVWTWVPYEEDPNNGKDRPVLVVGRDRKTLLGLMLSSNPERAHDRNWVGIGSGSWDHAGRPSWVRLDRVLDVPEDGIRREGAIVERKTFDLVAHRLVIEYHWS